Genomic DNA from Misgurnus anguillicaudatus chromosome 18, ASM2758022v2, whole genome shotgun sequence:
GAAAAATCCATAGATCAAAGGATTACAAGTTGAGTTAAAATAGGCAAACCAATATAAAGCCTCAAAAACATCAGCTGGGATCACAAAATGAAGGAAAGGATCAACAGCAATAGCAATAGATGAGGGCAGCCAGCAGATAAAGAAAACGCCCATAACAAGAGCCAGAGTTTTAGCtgcttttctttctctgtgtgcAGAGCTTTGAATGTTAACACCTGTGGTGGTCACAGACACTTTCACTGACAAAACCTTTGCATGTTTTTTCACAACATTAAATATGATGATATAAAGAGAGCTCATTATAGCTCCtggaataataaaaaacaagatACAACTAATTAGTCCCCATTCTTTGTTAAAAAGAGCAGCACAGCCACCAAAACAAGACACCTGTAATATATAAGCTTCCAAACCAACAGCATTCACCCCTGAAAAAATAACAGAAAAGCTGTACACAAATGAAAAGATCCATGTAAGGGTGATTAATACAGTCACAGTGTTGTTTGTGATTCTCATTTTGTACCTCAGAGGGTCACAAATTGCCCAGTATCTATCAATAGATATTAAACTAAGATgtattaaagaagaaaaacagaAGGTTACATCCAAGCTAGAATGAACTTTACAAATAACATCTCCCAAAAACCAGCAGCCCTCGACAGATCGCACCATACTGTAGGGCATCACCAGTGAACCCTGCAAACAGTCACACACAGCCAATGACTGAACGAGCAGATGAGTTGGAGACTGAAGCTGTTTAAAGTGAGAGATGGAGATGATGATCAGCAGATTCCCAAAAACTGTCATGAGGATCAAGAGTAACATGAAAGCGTACATTGCCACTTTAACAAGAGTGATCCGATGAGCTCTAGGACAAGAGTCTGGATGTAAAGGATAACACAGGAGAATATTCTCAGTCTCATTGAAAGACATTGCGTTATATGACTTCCTTTGTACAGGCAGACAATATTAACCCAAAGTTTAAaccaaatcattttaaaattacaacatGGTTAAGGCAATACACTCAATGCATAAATATACTACATGCCCATTCAATATAACTCCCTCAGAATAAATGAGATATAGCTCGAGGGGGTTCATATATACAGTTTAGGTCAGGTCTCAACCCCTCCACCAGCTGCATACGTCAATAAGTGATACACAAACATTGTGACTCATGAGATTAGAATTAAAAACGTTGCCCTGAATTAAAGGTTAATGAAGGTATAATTGAGGGGTTAAAGAtaatttacatatttacatattagAAGTATATGAAAAAATGTTTAAGgcaaaaaaataagataatacatGTGACGATATCGATGACTAGGGATGCCACAATTCTCAATTTAATATTGATCCATTTAGTACAACCTCCACAGTCCAAAAGATGCATTGAATTGTGGTTTTCTGAATTTATGCATCCGAATATGTGCATTTTATTATTCCCTGCACATTTTTTTGTGTCTTCAATTCCATGTGACTAAATATTTAATCACTATGCACTAGGCACTTTATGCTTTGTTTATTGCACCGCAAGCCTCGGTCATGTAACGTATGCTCTTAAATGAAGTGAGTGAgaagtgaatccatgtgcaaaaggtgtttattagtaaaatcccaaaagggccagcaaccaaGTCCAAACAGGGTAAATCCAATACACGTAATCCAAATAACAGGCGAGaggtcaaggcaggcagagtcACAATCATATATCCAAATAAACAGGCGATAGATCAAGGCAGGCGGCAGACAGGCAATAATCCAATAAACAGGCGTGGGTCAAATAACAGGTTGAAGCAGATACAAAATACAGGATAACAGATAACAGATCAGGTAACAGAACAAACAGGTAACGGGCTGGGCATACGAGTGTAATATACAGCAGCtaacaggtgaacaggaagtgacttatatacagaaacaaacaggaagtgtgaagcgtgacatgggatgatgagtttcaaaataaaagtccaaacagagcagagaatcaaaatacaagaacaaataacaaaaatacacaaaatacaagaaaatacaagacaaaaccttacagaatcccccctctaaagggcgactcccggagcccaacataCAAATAACAAAGTCCaaatagagggtgggcgggcgggccaggacctcttggcgaggcagggcagttcataagaggtcctgggtcatgaggccaggatggtccagggTCGTGGGACCAGCATGGTCCCGGATCATGAGGCAGATGTGGgcccgggtcatggggcaggtgtgggcccgggtcatggggcaggctaggacctgggtcatggggcaggctaggacctgggtcatggggcaggctaggacctgggtcatggggcagacatGGGGCTATATCATAGGGCAGGAATAGACCTTGAACACAAGGAAAGGAAGGGTCtgagcacacttcggcctccgccttggtgtcctctgcctccttcctgtgtccgggtactacccccccccaaaaaaaaaaaacttgggaaagccTCCACAGTCCAAGGTGGCGATGTCCCAGATGGTGAATCAGATGAGTTCTTTGAGCCAGGTGAATCAGACGAACCAAGTGAgccagacgaatcagatgaatcagGTGAGTGagatgaatcagatgaatcagacGGGACAagtgagtcgggcaggacaaaCCGAATCAGGTGAGTCGgccaggacagacgaatcaggtgAGTCGgccaggacagacgaatcaggtgAGTCGgccaggacagacgaatcaggtgAGTCGGCCAGGACAGACGAATCcaatgagtcgggcagatccgatgagtcgggcagatccgATGAGTCGGGCGGGTCGGATGAATCGGGCGGGTCGGATGAGTCAGATGggtcggatgaatcagatgggtcggatgaatcagatgggtcggatgaatcagatgggtcggatgaatcagatggGTCAGATGAATCAGGCAGATCAAATGAGTCCAGGGGTTCGGGTTCAGGGCCTTGAGATACACAGGGGACAAACGAGCAGCAGGCAGACCaaacgcaccacagggctatggcaAATTCAGAGAGTTTATAGTTTAGGAGACATACCTCAGTGTCAGATTCAGGCATGGCGGCCATCTTCACGGCAGGTGCAGGGTGAATAATAGCTCTCCTAggtgcaggtgtggtggtgacgATGGTCCTCTGAATAACAGGTGCAGGAATGGTGATAGCTCTCTCACAAACGGGTGCAGGTGCAGACACAGACaggatggcagccattttgggaacaggcagggtAGCAGCCATTTTATGAGCAGCCATGGTATTTTCAGATTTGGGCAGAACAGGCAGATCATGGCGTGGTGTGTTATGTGTGCTCATCGGAGGTGTATCCCCAACACCCACAGTGAACGGTGAACCACATAACAACAGTGCAAAATCAATGTACTCCTCAAGTGACCATACATCCATGTCCCGTGGCATCAGTAAACGCAAATGTTCATCCAAGGCATTATAAAACAGACTTTTCAGTGTTGTGTCGTCAAAGTGTACTTGGTAACTTAAATCCAAAAAGTCCTGAACATAATCCTCAATGCGGCGGTGGTTCTGACGAAGTGCAAGCAGGGTGTAGATGGGTTTCATGGTGCTGGTGGGAAATTACTGACCTTTGCTGGATTCCGGGTGGGCTGTATATTCTGTAACGCGTGTATGCTCTTAAATGAAGTGAGTGAgaagtgaatccatgtgcaaaaggtgtttattagtaaaatcccaaaagggccagcaaccaaGTCCAAACAGGGTAAATCCAATACACGTAATCCAAATAACAGGCGAGaggtcaaggcaggcagagtcACAATCATATATCCAAATAAACAGGCGATAGATCAAGGCAGGCGGCAGACAGGCAATAATCCAATAAACAGGCGTGGGTCAAATAACAGGTTGAAGCAGATACAAAATACAGGATAACAGATAACAGATCAGGTAACAGAACAAACAGGTAACGGGCTGGGCATACGAGTAAAATATACAGCAGCtaacaggtgaacaggaagtgacttatatacagaaacaaacaggaagtgtgaagcgtgacatggcatgatgagtttcaaaataaaagtccaaacagagcagagaatcaaaatacaagaacaaataacaaaaatacacaaaatacaagaaaatacaagacaaaacctTACAGGTCACTCGCTGTTGCACTATTCTTTGAAACCAAAGGGGACGACTCGAGCAAATGAGACCAAAACCAACATAAAGAAGAGAAGTCGTCGCTTGGTGGAAAAACCCTGGTATGTGTAACATCAGAGCTTTGTATACatataaaataatgtgttaatgATTGTTGTTGTGCGTTTCtaaataatttttgtatttcctcaacattatatttatataagatTTCAAATTACAAACAGGCTAGAGTAGGTGCCCTCAATTCCATATAGAATTTTGGATAATAATGGAATATCTCCAGCGGGCGCCGTGAGCGCGCTGAGCGAGCAGTTACTTACAGTTGTCACAGTACGCACACTGTTGTCATTGGAAGATGGATAAACCAAAAAGCTTTCGGgggataaaaaaagaaaaagaaagacgAAAAAGGAGATGGAGCACAAAGTAAAGCACTCTCTTGATACTGgaacccatcgtaatgttacgtctgtgttttttattctgagtcgtttggtgcgcaaTGAGCAGGGCCAAACGGAATCCGCGCCTGCAGATTTAATGCCCgtcattgacaagcacacataccccGCGCTTATGGGTGTTTGTGACCAGTAACCGTTATTGATCATTTTCAGATGCGGAGCTGCATGCGCATTCACAGAGTAAGAGACACGCAAATGCAGCAAACATGTTggtaaaagcattttaaaatgtcAGAGAAAGATGCAAAAACATACAGCACTACAAGTTTCATTTATTAACACAGTACTGCAGCTTCCTATAAGCAGAGTATGCAGTTTACGTAGGGCATCAACTCCTCCGGGGGGCAACATCTTGGTTCTCCACAACAACAACATACATACAAACTATATGACattaaatacaacattttgttGTAAGCAGACGACGCAACGCACCATCAGTGTATCTGCCGCGCCCCGCCACCTGAATGCAGATGATCAAAAGCGTGTTCGATGGCGCTGTGCAgatcaatacacaaaaaaacataaaagtactGGAAGAGCAATTCAAAAGCTGCTCTTGTGATAGTTTAATATCGTTTGCCATCCGTTTGCACAGTAACACACGTCACAATTGATGAACAGCTATGCCTGAGAAGACACAGCATTCTGTCTCCAGATAGAAATGTCCAAAATAAAACCTGTGCATAACTTTGAGGTCAGTTCAAAAGCCTGTGAAAATGTATAACTTTGACTACCAAACACCAAATCATATGCCTTATTTAAATAGTATAACATTGTAccaatttatatcatgtaactttaattgtttaaattatattgtgCTGCCTTGTGTTTAAAGCATGGTAAAGATGTCTATGCTAAAGACATTTGTTGTGTTGTATATGCTAATAATTACATGTattcattatttaaattaacaaaacctacttaactgaatgcttgagtgttaaatcaatcaaatACCTGCATTATTAAGGATATAACCTTACAATGGCCTACTAACTTTTTcttttgttaatagacatctgctgttttcttaaagctgacttttaatttacttacaagaaAGAAATTTAGTAATTCTCCAAAATTGCTTGGATTTATACTGACATGCAAGATCAGCTTTGTCACATTagattaaagagtaactaaacccttaaccaactttttttagttaatgatctgtaagaatgatgctttattagtgctgttcattgattttagtaagttttttgacatttggatataaagtgtttcaatactacaatatatggtctaaaaacgtctgagtgctgccctcttcaggttgaacggtggctactgcagttgaattttcctattggatgttgggtccaaaaagtaactcgtgacgtaagcaggttcagctcaccacgcccttgttacgatctcaccacatgcttggtacgagcttagttcatcccctctatctccgttgggatctgcccacttttcttgcatttttcaaatattgccagtgggtggagtcaggctctgacaaggggtttagttacgctttaagctAATGTCCATTAGCTACACAGGTACAAatgcagaaatataggctatactatataattgcatatttgtataatgtagtttgtgttgctgtcaaaatacatttataaacgaTAACAGTATTTTACTAAAGTTAtattctcacacatactatactgcctacaaaggctaagtgcagttattacgcaaacactgaaacagagaaaaatgcccttaaagtttttttacaccagccagtcaaacatgttactacaattttggcacacacatttctctgaaatgggactaAATTAAACCAGgtgactttgtcacaagacacattTACAACAGATGTCACAAAGCCTATTTCAACCCTTAAATCTACACTGTGTACTTTTTTtcgttaattcttagcaaaaacccatgttttctttcaaaagtatgagctcattcatgtgtaattacttccacccactaatcaaagtattctcataagtgtagaatctgctatttgaAATACATACGGTCGAGTCGCTCgactggctgaatccatgttgtgcctccatctttgaaatacgaCGAGGGAcgttcctgaaattcaagctccacCTTTCGCActttcagactacactcacGCTGGCCGCTAGCTAAAGCCTcccgaggttgcatgtgtaggtggtatacgtcatcaagacaggtactgagataaatgtttttcatcttttctgacctctagcacaaacacacagcgACAGCCctattttagcctttcattgataaaactaacgCTGCggatctgcgcgtctttcgtttcattttacaagcgtgtgaaagttgagcgatcttatttcaccaatttCACCATTTcactcttacatatacacggacatgtaacatgtttacttaaaacataagcattggactctgacataatatgcATCCATTTAAACCCATCATTACTCCTgctcatgattaaatgacaggagagggactcgtccacagaccatcccctCAGTAATCTGGATAGAAgcgtcgaaaatggacaaaaagagatggatttaaacaccaagtttaaacatgatgtgtctctctcgtccacttgtgatccgattgacgaaaacacatcttaataccaagtgtaacagcccctggGATATTTTTCCTCACATCGATGAAAAAgaagtgtctaagctacgtttatggttgctttttgtatgtgattttaagcggacatatcatgacaatcagactttttccatgtttaacataaatctgtgtgctttgacggatcacatgcaaaggacattgtatttttttcattgcttttgctttgtagctactggaagccatgttaaccttggtaTGACACGGCCACCGTACgagttaaccctctggggtctaaggggtttttatggccctggggaagttttgacatgcactgacatttgtgcttttttcagttgcttaaaaacatataaatggcaaaattctcataacactgcgttcagcacaaactgggctacaatattatatgatcaacatgtatgtacatgtttgcatttttgagagaaaaatgtttatgcatggtttttgaaaaagctacatttttaagtcactgatacaagtccacaaaactaattctaaacatgttttcccaagacttttcaaaatatgatctagtagtctagagttttttcttcaaaatgatgtgaaaattaTCCGGCctgctcattcacataaaacaatatattgatttacaattccTAAGACACATTTGCTTGCGAAAGGCCGTATGCGTAgaggcgggaaagctcctgaataatcagtgattgacagctggagAACAAAAGAGTAgaataatgagccacataatgagccttgtggtggaatgtaactttctctgtagtaaaaccatgataaggtttacttgggaatttataacaaaaattatgtataatgtgtgtatatatagaaatatagaaatattttctattaatttcacaagcatacctttaaaaaccatagtaatcatAGTAAAGGTGTTTGGTCGGCCAgcgagaggtttacttttgtgcagttcAGAATCAAACAgctcaaaataaaaactgcctatcgttgtctggactcttatttgtgtttttgtaatcattatagtagaaacacaacaagggacaagcgttTAAAAAcgtatcaatgtttgtttacagccgctgCCATTACCTCACatgttgatcatgaaagcagtagcctatgtgtgcacatgcgagtgatcctgtgtttaataaacttgctgtgtgGTGATATGCGCTttgacgcaactaaataaggatcatgattattttttaaattttgcgaaaagcacaacattctgtttttaatgggagtggacagaaacgttttaaatgatgtatagatcatatctgtatgtccaaaatcagcagagttatctaagtctctttgcggagtgaataaaaaataaagagctTGCGGCTTCCGTGCCGCAATTGACCCTAGTGTGTTAAAACGGgttccgaatggggggggggtctagaaagtaatattcagttggttgtcatatagaatttCACCGCTaaatgggagtagatcctacacagcggagctttaaaggaacaggatgtatgaaatgtatatcaattaatcataaaatggatataatatgtcactagacattaagaaaaaatcattttcatttcaaatacttatatcactgacaacagtggtctggccaagatattgtcatttaaaaagtgaagttgcagccctcaactaatgtttatgttgtcatgttgtgtattggccaccatgtgattgcagtaccagttttagccacaagttttgtgattgcaatattggttttggccacaatcctacatactgttcctttaactaaattttgaccaaatgcgtaatTACTGTGCTTTGGCTTGGTAGGGCAGTAAGGTGgtttgtgattttgttgtttaattTAACTAAAGGGGACACCACAGTAAAAGTCTGCTTAGGGCCCTTATTTGGTCAGCAGTGGCCCTGCCTGAACACCATGCTGCAATCGAGAAAGACAGAGCGGCGGCGATCTTGAGTAACTGCTGAATGCAAAAACCAGAGAACCAGAGATTTTAGCTCTTCATCTCATGTCAGAGAACGATGAAGGGCATCAGCAGTTTCTCATAAAAAAACTTTCTAAAACCTGTAAAGTCCTACAGTCAGacgtgggtagagtacccaaaatctgtactcaagtaaaagtacaaatacttatacaaaaatgtactcaagtaaaagtaaaagtaacagtatctaattatttacttgagtaagagtaaaaaagtattagatgaaaaaactactcaagtagttagttactcgttacttccgatctgattgaaaagaagcgtaaaatccctgaatttcagactacttggagggctttcacaaacttctccttaaaagtctcattgttctgcttatatactacatataaacctaggttaaagtaaagcattctatctcagtcctccaacatcacataacgtgtaattaaaaaaaaatcttaaacacacactgactgttttctgacaattaactgtgtctttattttcacgttcacaacaaaatttggctgcatctgcctttaaacaagcttacagtaagcaaaaaagaatgtgtgtgtctgtttgttatcatgtttttatatgaataggttattttcattgccattaatgtgcaattaatgaacataaggagcttgataaaatgcttattttagaatttcaaatgGAACTTATCTCtttttgcaaatcaactctacatttattataatatataaaacatgtttcttataaaaaataaaagaataaagtatgtttttaaagtatatagattctttaggaaggaattaaataaaatacaatccagtttttattcgtatgtattttctacatttaagtaaGGTGTCCGGTTATAGGGGAGAACAGGCGAAAAGTAcaattttttagtattttttttaagttatttaaattttttaagataatgtttcagacagagatatatttttgctgtggtcagtaactcacaagtgtggtctatcaataccaggtggaattttgaacaaatgtaaaatgactagtataacttcactttgaacataagtggtgaattgttactttttttaactcaacaaaacaatgtagattttcgtgttacacttgtttttattaactatacatgactatgacctctttaatatgtaactgcaaacatattttgtaatttaactttgtaaaaaaataatgaaattatattttcattttaaatttcaattttatcaaatgtttcaaaagcaaccaacagtacaaacttaaattcaacagtttgagcactatgaaaattaaatttaataaaattagaatACTATAAATGGTAGAAAAGTAAGTGTTTCGTCCCAACAGGATCTgctcacatttaaacccgatttacttttattttgaaaaactcttgagaagtcaaacttcaggatgtgttttagagcactaaataacctgaagattgatgaaacgagaaacacaacgcgttataagaaaacaatgacTGGATTTGGAattggttgaaaacacctttctggatctacacccggaaaatggtgagtaaataacgcgatatttgtcagctctgtcaagggttgcaaagatgctgtcatagtttgggatgcaaatgttatcagtcctctgagaaaatcgctttgttactttcgtccagtgttacttttgccccggttctcccgtATTATTAATGAAAGACTTAACATTATGCTGttcaatttgtttagtttt
This window encodes:
- the LOC129429965 gene encoding trace amine-associated receptor 4-like encodes the protein MSFNETENILLCYPLHPDSCPRAHRITLVKVAMYAFMLLLILMTVFGNLLIIISISHFKQLQSPTHLLVQSLAVCDCLQGSLVMPYSMVRSVEGCWFLGDVICKVHSSLDVTFCFSSLIHLSLISIDRYWAICDPLRYKMRITNNTVTVLITLTWIFSFVYSFSVIFSGVNAVGLEAYILQVSCFGGCAALFNKEWGLISCILFFIIPGAIMSSLYIIIFNVVKKHAKVLSVKVSVTTTGVNIQSSAHRERKAAKTLALVMGVFFICWLPSSIAIAVDPFLHFVIPADVFEALYWFAYFNSTCNPLIYGFFYPCFQKAFKTLIFTYICGFNHSHTLTFE